Proteins encoded within one genomic window of Bacillus sp. 1NLA3E:
- the nusB gene encoding transcription antitermination factor NusB: MKRRTAREKALQALFQIDMSQSQPMEAIENVLEDQPHDEYLTHLVTGVVLHKQQIDEMIKGSLEKWTIERLAIVDRNLMRIAVFELLFCKESVPANVVLDEAIEIAKLFGDDQSSRFVNGVLSKIKEQINSL; encoded by the coding sequence ATGAAAAGAAGAACAGCAAGAGAAAAGGCCCTACAGGCATTGTTTCAAATTGATATGAGTCAATCACAACCAATGGAAGCCATTGAGAATGTTTTAGAAGACCAACCACATGATGAGTATTTAACACATTTAGTTACAGGTGTTGTCTTACATAAACAGCAAATCGATGAAATGATTAAAGGCAGCTTAGAGAAATGGACAATAGAACGATTAGCAATTGTTGATCGTAATCTAATGAGAATCGCCGTGTTTGAGTTATTGTTTTGTAAAGAAAGTGTCCCGGCGAATGTTGTCCTTGACGAAGCGATTGAAATTGCTAAATTATTTGGTGATGATCAGTCCAGCCGATTTGTGAATGGAGTTTTATCAAAAATTAAAGAACAAATCAATAGTCTTTAA
- the folD gene encoding bifunctional methylenetetrahydrofolate dehydrogenase/methenyltetrahydrofolate cyclohydrolase FolD: MSAVLIDGKQIAKKKKNEIAQEVETLKKAGITPGLAVILVGNNSASQTYVKSKQKSCLELGMYSLLIEMPESTSEQELLNKIDELNKDDAIHGILVQLPLPSQINESNIIEAIIPEKDVDGFHPINIGKMMTGKDAFLPCTPYGVMVMLKEMDIEIAGRHVVVVGRSNIVGKPSGQLFLNENATVTYCHSKTVDIKSFTKSADILVVAIGRANFITADYVKKGAVVIDVGMNRNSEGKLCGDVDFEQVKEIAGYITPVPGGVGPMTITMLMYNTLKSAKWVQQKLQSTSEVR; encoded by the coding sequence ATGTCAGCTGTACTTATTGATGGAAAACAAATTGCAAAAAAGAAAAAGAATGAAATAGCCCAAGAGGTAGAAACATTAAAAAAAGCAGGAATTACTCCAGGGTTGGCAGTTATCCTAGTCGGAAATAATTCTGCTTCACAAACTTACGTGAAGAGTAAACAGAAATCTTGTCTTGAGTTAGGAATGTACTCACTTTTGATCGAGATGCCTGAATCAACCAGTGAGCAGGAACTCTTAAACAAAATTGATGAGTTAAATAAGGATGACGCAATCCATGGGATTCTTGTGCAGTTACCATTACCTTCACAAATTAATGAATCCAACATTATTGAAGCTATTATCCCTGAGAAGGATGTAGATGGGTTTCATCCAATCAACATAGGGAAAATGATGACTGGAAAAGATGCCTTTTTACCGTGTACACCATACGGGGTTATGGTAATGTTGAAGGAAATGGATATTGAAATTGCAGGACGCCATGTTGTTGTTGTCGGTCGAAGTAATATTGTCGGGAAACCCTCTGGACAATTATTTTTAAACGAAAATGCAACGGTTACTTATTGTCATTCAAAAACAGTTGACATTAAATCTTTCACAAAAAGTGCAGATATTCTTGTGGTTGCAATTGGTAGGGCGAATTTTATTACCGCCGATTATGTGAAAAAGGGTGCAGTAGTCATTGATGTCGGGATGAATCGAAACAGTGAGGGCAAGCTGTGCGGGGATGTTGATTTTGAGCAAGTGAAGGAAATTGCTGGCTATATCACACCGGTTCCTGGAGGAGTTGGCCCAATGACGATTACGATGCTTATGTATAATACACTGAAATCAGCAAAGTGGGTTCAACAAAAACTTCAAAGCACAAGTGAAGTGCGTTAA
- a CDS encoding Asp23/Gls24 family envelope stress response protein codes for MSENILEMNQGNNGHGKVEIAPEVIEVIAGIAAAEIEGVSQMRGNFAAGVVERLGKKNHGKGVKVELSDEGIKVDVYCILKFGVSIPNVAQQIQDNIRQALLNMTALEPVEVNIHIVGIQFENQKTEPDFEQEV; via the coding sequence ATGAGTGAGAATATCTTGGAGATGAATCAAGGAAATAATGGGCATGGCAAGGTTGAAATTGCACCTGAAGTGATTGAAGTAATTGCTGGAATCGCTGCGGCAGAGATTGAGGGAGTTTCCCAAATGCGTGGGAACTTCGCCGCCGGCGTAGTAGAACGATTAGGGAAAAAAAATCATGGTAAAGGGGTCAAGGTTGAACTTTCGGATGAAGGCATTAAAGTAGATGTTTATTGCATTCTAAAATTTGGAGTCTCCATTCCGAATGTCGCCCAACAAATCCAAGACAATATTCGCCAAGCACTTCTGAATATGACGGCTCTTGAACCAGTAGAAGTAAACATTCATATTGTCGGAATTCAATTCGAAAATCAAAAGACTGAACCCGACTTTGAACAAGAGGTTTAA